One part of the Phoenix dactylifera cultivar Barhee BC4 chromosome 4, palm_55x_up_171113_PBpolish2nd_filt_p, whole genome shotgun sequence genome encodes these proteins:
- the LOC103700330 gene encoding vicilin Car i 2.0101-like, with product MTTKLRVFIPFLLVLSILLVSATLALSTTEDPERQIERCKQECRESRQGEQQERQCVRQCEEQEEKRQQGEETGKEGRKGEDPEKRLEECRRECREQAEGREQRECEKRCEEECKEHRGENKEEEKREEEKGEKRRGSDPFFFDEESFLHQVRTEHGHVRVLRNFLERSKLLLGVANYRVAILEANPNTFVLPSHWDAEALLFVARGNGLITRQCQDNKETQELRRGHIIRVRAGTIVSFVNKDRNEKLVIVMLFQTVATPGMLEAFVGAGGRNPESFYRSFSKPVLRAAFNTGVDKLERLFGRQKKGAMIEASQEQIRELSRRAGSEGLPRPFGESRRPFNLLDKRPSHSNRHGELREADGDDYPELRDLNIQVSHASINKGSMMSPNYNTEATTISIVVGGNGQVQIVRPRVSGQQEEGRGREEEEGRGREEEEGRGQQEGKEEEEQRQRRQRYQRVESEVSRSTTYIVPAGHPSVAVSSRNERLEVLCFEINAMNNRRTWLAGSNNILKQMDRMTKELAFDQPAREVDEVLNAPREEVFMAGPQERERESEGGEGRDGPLESILEFAGF from the exons ATGACGACCAAACTAAGAGTTTtcattccttttcttcttgttctttccaTCCTTCTCGTCTCTGCCACCTTGGCTCTCTCCACTACCGAGGATCCCGAGCGGCAGATTGAGCGGTGCAAGCAGGAGTGCCGGGAGAGTCGACAAGGTGAGCAACAAGAGAGACAATGCGTGCGCCAGTGCGAggagcaagaagagaagaggcaGCAAGGCGAGGAGACAGGCAAAGAAGGACGTAAAGGAGAGGATCCCGAGAAGCGGCTAGAGGAATGCCGGAGGGAGTGCCGGGAGCAAGCAGAGGGGAGGGAGCAGAGAGAGTGCGAGAAGCGGTGCGAGGAGGAGTGTAAGGAGCATCGTGGAGAAAAcaaggaggaagaaaagagggaggaagaaaagggggagaagaggagagggagcgatCCTTTCTTCTTCGATGAGGAGAGCTTCCTGCATCAGGTCAGGACCGAGCACGGCCATGTTAGGGTCCTCAGAAACTTCTTGGAGAGATCCAAGCTTTTGCTCGGGGTCGCCAACTATCGTGTTGCCATCCTCGAGGCCAATCCAAACACATTTGTTCTCCCCAGCCACTGGGACGCAGAGGCCCTTCTCTTCGTTGCCAGGG GAAATGGACTTATAACTCGCCAGTGTCAAGATAATAAGGAGACGCAAGAGCTTCGCCGGGGACATATCATAAGGGTGCGTGCAGGAACAATCGTGTCTTTCGTGAACAAAGACAGGAACGAGAAGCTCGTTATAGTCATGCTCTTCCAAACCGTCGCGACTCCTGGCATGCTTGAG GCGTTCGTTGGTGCCGGTGGACGAAACCCCGAGTCATTTTACCGGAGCTTCAGCAAGCCAGTCTTAAGAGCTGCCTTTAAT ACAGGAGTAGACAAGCTGGAGAGGCTCTTCGGAAGGCAGAAGAAGGGAGCCATGATAGAGGCAAGCCAGGAGCAGATCAGGGAGCTGAGCCGCCGCGCTGGCTCCGAGGGTCTGCCTCGGCCCTTCGGTGAATCGAGGAGGCCGTTCAATCTGCTTGACAAGCGCCCTTCCCACTCAAACCGCCATGGAGAGCTAAGGGAGGCCGATGGCGACGACTACCCGGAGCTCAGGGACCTCAACATCCAAGTCTCCCACGCTAGTATCAACAAA GGATCCATGATGTCACCTAACTATAACACGGAGGCAACCACGATTTCCATTGTGGTAGGAGGCAACGGCCAGGTCCAGATAGTGCGCCCACGTGTTTCTGGACAACAGGAGGAAGGACGAGGCcgcgaggaagaggaaggacgaggccgcgaggaagaggaaggacgagGTCAGCAGGAaggcaaggaggaggaggagcaacGACAGCGACGTCAGCGCTACCAAAGAGTCGAATCCGAGGTATCACGTAGCACGACCTACATCGTTCCTGCGGGCCACCCATCCGTCGCCGTCTCTTCGCGCAACGAGCGTCTTGAGGTCCTGTGCTTCGAAATCAACGCCATGAACAACCGGAGGACCTGGCTTGCAG GGAGCAACAACATATTGAAGCAGATGGATAGGATGACCAAGGAGCTAGCCTTCGATCAGCCGGCGAGGGAGGTGGACGAGGTCTTGAATGCCCCAAGGGAGGAGGTTTTCATGGCGGGCCCACAGGAACGCGAGCGGGAGAGCGAGGGAGGGGAAGGCCGCGATGGTCCACTGGAATCTATCCTGGAATTTGCCGGCTTCTGA